The following coding sequences are from one Lipingzhangella halophila window:
- a CDS encoding zinc ribbon domain-containing protein, with translation MKAEPADQIRLLDLQEIDSKLAQLAYRARTLPEIAELQRLDTGIEELRGKVAATETELSDLDREQRKAESDVEQVRSRSDRDSKRLDAGQVSSPKELERLQSEIASLRSRQSELEDIVLEVMERRETAAERLAELRKELADSEAAREAAEERRSSAALEIKDEEASYKERRERIAAEVPDDLLALYTKLRDQYDGVGVAALQYGRCQGCKLALSTAELGQMRTAAPDELLRCEECRRILVRTSESGL, from the coding sequence GTGAAAGCCGAACCCGCTGACCAGATACGCCTGCTGGACCTCCAGGAGATCGACAGCAAGCTGGCCCAGTTGGCGTACCGCGCCCGTACTCTGCCGGAGATCGCTGAGCTCCAGCGGCTCGACACCGGCATCGAGGAGCTGCGCGGCAAGGTCGCCGCCACCGAGACCGAGCTGTCGGACCTGGACCGGGAGCAGCGGAAGGCCGAGTCCGACGTCGAGCAGGTACGTAGCCGATCCGACCGCGACTCCAAGCGGCTGGACGCCGGTCAGGTGTCCTCCCCGAAGGAGCTGGAGCGGTTGCAGTCGGAGATCGCGTCGCTGCGGAGCCGCCAGTCCGAGCTGGAGGACATCGTCCTGGAGGTCATGGAGCGGCGCGAGACCGCCGCCGAACGGCTGGCCGAGCTGCGCAAGGAACTGGCGGACAGCGAGGCCGCCCGCGAGGCCGCCGAGGAGCGCCGATCGAGCGCGGCCCTGGAGATCAAGGACGAAGAGGCGTCATACAAGGAGCGTCGGGAGCGGATCGCCGCGGAGGTTCCCGACGACCTGCTGGCGCTCTACACCAAACTGCGCGACCAGTACGACGGTGTGGGCGTGGCGGCGTTGCAGTACGGCCGCTGCCAGGGCTGCAAGCTCGCCCTGAGCACCGCTGAACTCGGCCAGATGCGTACCGCCGCCCCCGACGAGCTGCTGCGCTGCGAGGAGTGCCGGCGCATCCTCGTCCGCACCTCCGAGTCGGGCCTGTGA
- a CDS encoding Nif3-like dinuclear metal center hexameric protein — MTTARAPLTLHDVIAAFEGIYDPEWAAPWDAVGLVCGDPAQQVERVLFAVDPVAEVVDEAAQWRADLIITHHPLLLRGVTSVAATTPKGRLVHRLISAGTALYTAHTNADSACPGVSDALASAVGVEGPLRPLSPDTTDPDGQRGIGRIGALPEPLPLRAFARQVSNGLPATAGGVRVAGDLERTVRTVAVSGGAGDSLLDAARAARVDAYVTSDLRHHPSSEFVEHGGTALIDTAHFASEWPWLPEAATRLADALGGEGANVETRVSTIVTDAWSQVF, encoded by the coding sequence GTGACTACCGCGCGCGCACCCCTGACTCTGCACGACGTGATCGCGGCCTTCGAGGGGATCTACGATCCCGAGTGGGCCGCGCCGTGGGATGCCGTGGGCCTGGTGTGCGGGGACCCCGCGCAACAGGTCGAGCGGGTCCTGTTCGCGGTCGACCCGGTCGCCGAGGTGGTCGACGAGGCCGCGCAGTGGCGGGCCGACCTCATCATCACGCACCATCCCCTGCTGCTGCGCGGGGTGACCAGCGTTGCCGCCACCACCCCCAAAGGGCGTCTCGTGCACCGCCTCATCTCCGCGGGCACGGCCCTGTACACCGCGCACACCAACGCCGACTCCGCCTGCCCGGGTGTCTCCGACGCGCTGGCCTCGGCCGTCGGGGTCGAGGGGCCGCTGCGGCCGCTCTCGCCCGACACCACCGACCCGGACGGGCAGCGGGGTATCGGACGCATCGGCGCCCTGCCCGAGCCGCTGCCCCTGCGCGCCTTCGCCCGGCAGGTGTCCAACGGCCTACCCGCGACCGCGGGAGGCGTCCGGGTGGCCGGGGATTTGGAGCGCACCGTGCGCACCGTGGCAGTCTCCGGTGGCGCCGGAGACTCGCTGCTGGACGCGGCGCGCGCCGCGCGGGTCGACGCCTATGTCACCTCGGACCTGCGCCACCACCCGTCCTCGGAGTTCGTCGAGCACGGCGGCACCGCGCTCATCGACACCGCGCACTTCGCCAGCGAATGGCCGTGGCTGCCGGAAGCCGCCACCCGGCTCGCCGACGCGTTGGGCGGTGAAGGCGCTAACGTGGAGACCCGCGTATCAACCATCGTCACAGACGCCTGGTCGCAGGTGTTCTGA
- a CDS encoding deoxyribonuclease IV, whose amino-acid sequence MTELPVSPIGAHVPVSGGLAKRGLAYAAEIDAETIQVFVGNPRGWATSPGDPDEDAKMRERDDLPVFIHTPYLINLGTPDDDAAERSLGSLRHSLERGTEIGARGVVVHTGSAVRGGRGQGLDRMRARLHPLLQELGNDAPLVLLEPMAGKGQTLCATVDDLGDYLDALDWHGKAGVCLDTAHAFAAGHDISTRQGMRDMLDRFDTVVGAALLALVHANDSKASCGSNQDLHQNIGDGEIGAEPFGELFRHPVSAGVPITCETPGPKKPHAKDVRTLKGLRDGE is encoded by the coding sequence ATGACTGAACTGCCTGTTTCACCGATCGGGGCGCACGTCCCCGTCTCCGGCGGGCTCGCCAAGCGCGGCCTGGCCTACGCCGCGGAGATCGACGCCGAGACCATCCAGGTGTTCGTCGGCAACCCGCGCGGCTGGGCCACGTCCCCCGGCGACCCCGACGAGGACGCCAAGATGCGCGAACGCGACGACCTGCCCGTCTTCATCCACACCCCGTACCTGATCAACCTGGGCACACCGGACGACGACGCCGCTGAGCGGTCTCTCGGGTCGCTGCGGCACTCGCTGGAACGCGGCACCGAGATCGGGGCGCGCGGCGTCGTGGTGCACACCGGCTCTGCGGTGCGCGGCGGGCGCGGCCAGGGCCTCGACCGGATGCGCGCGCGGCTGCACCCGCTGCTCCAGGAGCTCGGCAACGACGCTCCGCTGGTGCTGCTGGAGCCGATGGCGGGCAAGGGGCAGACGCTCTGCGCGACCGTGGACGACCTCGGCGACTATCTCGACGCGCTCGACTGGCACGGCAAAGCGGGCGTCTGCCTCGACACCGCGCACGCCTTCGCCGCCGGGCACGACATCTCCACCCGGCAGGGAATGCGGGACATGCTCGACCGCTTCGACACGGTCGTCGGCGCGGCGCTGCTTGCGCTGGTACACGCCAACGACTCCAAGGCGTCGTGCGGGAGCAACCAGGACCTGCACCAGAACATCGGCGACGGGGAGATCGGCGCCGAGCCGTTCGGGGAGCTGTTCCGGCACCCGGTAAGCGCCGGGGTTCCCATCACCTGCGAAACCCCCGGCCCCAAGAAGCCGCACGCCAAGGACGTCCGCACGCTGAAAGGGCTGCGCGACGGGGAGTGA
- a CDS encoding Tex family protein gives MTTPIAQRIAEELGVTERQVSATVGLLDDGATVPFVARYRKEATGALDDAQLRTLEERLRYLRELAERRAVILESIRSQGKLDDALEARINEADSKARLEDIYLPYKPKRRTKAQIAREAGLEPLADSLFADPGLDPHTTAAGYVDAEQGVADAAAALEGARSILVERITEDADLIGTLRERMWTRGRLVSQVREGKEESGAKFADYFDYVQPFTDLPSHRVLAMFRGEKEEVLALTLEPEEPPATETAPDALNGFEHAIAAHFGIADRGRPADSWLRDTVRWAWRTRVSVRLDIDLRMRLWQAAEDDGVRVFAGNLRDLLLAAPAGSRPTIGLDPGLRTGVKVAVLDATGKVVATKTIYPHAPQRRWEEAIATLERLAREHAAELIAIGNGTASRETDRLAADLVKRFPERKLSKVMVSEAGASVYSASAYASQELPDLDVSLRGAVSIARRLQDPLAELVKIDPKSIGVGQYQHDLSETKLSRSLDSVVEDCVNAVGVDVNTASAPLLTRVSGVSSGLAQNIVEHRDTHGQFRSRSGLRDVPRLGPKAFEQCAGFLRVRGGDNPLDTSSVHPESYPVVRRILEAADCDVSTLIGNGAMLRTLKPADFADDTFGLPTVTDILKELEKPGRDPRPEFSTASFREGVETLADLERGMILEGVISNVAAFGAFVDVGVHQDGLVHVSAMSRRFVNDPRDVVKPGEIVRVKVLDVDTARKRISLTMRLDDEVEADGSGKDDKDGKGDGAQRREQRGSGKERGGKGRRGGGAGSRGQEGGAMAEALRRAGLDKDA, from the coding sequence GTGACGACGCCAATCGCCCAGCGGATCGCCGAGGAGCTCGGAGTAACCGAGCGGCAGGTGAGCGCCACCGTCGGGCTGCTCGACGACGGGGCTACCGTCCCGTTCGTCGCCCGCTACCGCAAGGAGGCCACCGGCGCCCTCGACGACGCGCAACTGCGCACGCTTGAGGAGCGCCTGCGCTACCTGCGGGAGCTCGCGGAGCGGCGGGCCGTCATCCTGGAGTCGATCCGCAGCCAGGGCAAGCTCGATGACGCCCTTGAGGCGCGGATCAACGAGGCCGACTCCAAGGCGCGGCTGGAGGACATCTACCTCCCCTACAAGCCGAAACGGCGCACGAAGGCCCAGATCGCGCGCGAGGCGGGGCTGGAGCCGCTGGCCGACAGCCTCTTCGCCGACCCGGGGCTGGACCCGCACACCACGGCGGCCGGGTACGTCGACGCGGAGCAGGGCGTCGCCGACGCCGCCGCGGCGCTTGAGGGAGCGCGGTCCATCCTGGTCGAGCGGATCACCGAGGACGCCGACCTGATCGGGACGCTGCGCGAGCGCATGTGGACCCGCGGCCGCCTGGTTTCCCAGGTCCGCGAGGGCAAGGAGGAGTCCGGCGCCAAGTTCGCCGACTACTTCGACTACGTCCAACCGTTCACCGACCTGCCCTCGCACCGGGTCCTCGCCATGTTCCGCGGCGAGAAGGAGGAGGTTCTCGCGCTCACCCTGGAACCCGAGGAGCCGCCCGCCACCGAGACCGCACCGGACGCGCTGAACGGTTTCGAACACGCCATCGCCGCGCACTTCGGGATCGCCGACCGGGGGCGCCCCGCTGACTCGTGGCTGCGCGACACCGTGCGCTGGGCCTGGCGCACCCGCGTCTCCGTCCGGCTCGACATCGACCTGCGCATGCGGTTGTGGCAGGCCGCCGAGGACGATGGCGTCCGGGTTTTCGCCGGCAACCTGCGCGACCTCCTGCTCGCCGCCCCGGCCGGGAGCCGGCCCACGATCGGTCTGGACCCCGGCCTGCGCACCGGCGTCAAGGTCGCCGTTCTCGACGCCACCGGCAAGGTGGTGGCCACCAAGACCATCTATCCGCACGCGCCGCAGCGCCGGTGGGAGGAGGCGATCGCCACGCTCGAACGGCTCGCCCGCGAACACGCGGCGGAGCTGATCGCGATCGGCAACGGCACCGCCTCCCGCGAGACCGACCGGCTCGCTGCGGACCTGGTCAAACGGTTCCCAGAGCGCAAACTCAGCAAGGTGATGGTCAGCGAGGCGGGTGCTTCGGTCTACTCCGCCTCGGCCTACGCCTCCCAGGAACTGCCCGATCTGGATGTCTCGCTGCGCGGGGCGGTGTCCATCGCCCGCCGGCTGCAGGATCCCCTGGCCGAACTCGTCAAGATCGACCCGAAGTCCATCGGGGTGGGCCAGTACCAGCACGACCTCTCCGAGACCAAGCTGTCCCGCTCGCTCGACAGCGTCGTGGAGGACTGCGTGAACGCCGTGGGCGTCGACGTCAACACGGCCTCCGCCCCGCTGCTGACCCGGGTCTCCGGGGTCAGCTCCGGGCTGGCGCAGAACATCGTCGAGCACCGCGACACCCACGGGCAGTTCCGCTCGCGCAGCGGGTTGCGGGACGTGCCGCGCCTGGGCCCGAAGGCGTTCGAGCAGTGCGCCGGCTTCCTGCGGGTCCGCGGCGGCGACAACCCCCTGGACACCTCCAGCGTGCACCCCGAGTCCTACCCCGTGGTGCGCCGCATCCTCGAAGCCGCCGACTGCGACGTCAGCACGCTGATCGGCAACGGCGCCATGCTGCGGACCCTCAAACCCGCGGACTTCGCCGACGACACGTTCGGGCTGCCCACCGTCACCGACATCCTCAAGGAGCTGGAGAAGCCCGGCCGGGACCCGCGCCCGGAGTTCAGCACCGCGTCGTTCCGGGAGGGTGTGGAGACGCTCGCCGACCTGGAACGCGGCATGATCCTCGAAGGGGTCATCAGCAACGTCGCGGCGTTCGGCGCCTTTGTCGACGTCGGAGTGCACCAGGACGGACTGGTGCACGTGTCGGCCATGTCGAGGCGGTTCGTCAACGACCCGCGCGACGTTGTGAAGCCCGGCGAGATCGTGCGCGTGAAGGTCCTCGACGTCGACACCGCGCGCAAGCGCATCTCGCTCACCATGCGGCTGGACGACGAGGTCGAGGCGGACGGCTCCGGCAAGGACGACAAGGACGGCAAGGGTGACGGTGCCCAGCGCCGCGAGCAGCGCGGTTCCGGCAAGGAGCGTGGTGGCAAGGGCCGGCGCGGGGGTGGAGCGGGTTCCAGGGGCCAGGAGGGTGGCGCCATGGCCGAGGCGCTGCGCCGCGCCGGCCTGGACAAGGACGCGTAG
- a CDS encoding lysophospholipid acyltransferase family protein, translating to MLYWVLKAVVGPILAVLWQPRAEGVHHVPRSGPAIMASNHLSAFDHFFGALPLRRKITFLAKQEYFTGTGAFGRVQRWFFRGVGTVPIDRSGGTAGEDALHAGLRALGHGRLLGIYPEGTRSPDGRLYRGKTGVARLVLRSRAPVIPMAMTNVDRIMSARRVVPRLGTRPGVRFGAPLDFSRYYGMEHDPLVLRAVTDEIMYTLMQMSGQEYVDRYAQEVKEERRQRSRAHRARDGTSGRPLPGESP from the coding sequence GTGCTCTACTGGGTACTGAAAGCCGTCGTCGGACCGATTCTCGCCGTGCTGTGGCAGCCCCGCGCCGAGGGGGTGCACCATGTGCCGCGGAGCGGTCCCGCGATCATGGCCAGTAACCACCTCTCCGCCTTCGACCACTTCTTCGGTGCTCTTCCGCTGCGGCGCAAGATCACTTTCCTCGCCAAACAGGAGTACTTCACCGGGACCGGGGCGTTCGGCCGGGTACAGCGCTGGTTCTTCCGGGGAGTCGGGACAGTGCCGATCGACCGGTCCGGCGGAACGGCGGGCGAGGACGCGCTGCACGCCGGGCTCCGAGCGCTTGGCCACGGCCGGCTCCTGGGAATCTACCCCGAGGGCACCCGTTCGCCCGACGGCAGGCTGTACCGCGGCAAGACCGGGGTCGCGCGGCTCGTGCTGCGTTCCCGCGCGCCGGTGATCCCCATGGCGATGACCAACGTCGACCGGATCATGTCCGCGCGCAGAGTGGTCCCCCGGCTCGGTACCCGGCCGGGGGTGCGGTTCGGCGCTCCACTGGACTTCTCCCGGTACTACGGGATGGAGCACGACCCGCTGGTGCTGCGCGCGGTCACCGACGAGATCATGTACACCCTGATGCAGATGTCCGGGCAGGAGTACGTGGACCGCTACGCCCAGGAGGTCAAGGAGGAGCGGCGGCAACGGTCGCGGGCCCACCGGGCACGGGACGGCACGTCCGGCCGCCCCCTCCCGGGCGAGTCTCCGTAG
- a CDS encoding DUF2157 domain-containing protein codes for MGESHAPDGLGGSARDRALRGLVDQGVLTTEQAAAVHNALAEAEPGRTGLRWAEITGYVGAGLVLVGAFVLATATWDDLSRAWQVAVLAVVTAALLAGGVGVAGGPRALGGRSHRVPTVRRRITGALLALAAATSALGINVLTEEDTMLAGGAAGLVVAVAGYVVLPSAVGVVACWAMSVLLVGSVVDVLRGDAYDQALAGALAFLALGVLWGALAGLGALDHRRLGLGLGAGIALAGVQHQLVGFGETVFAYVLTLLVAALLLVYYQWERAGVLLVFGILAITIAVPEMVWDLTDGEVGAAAVLLIAGAVLLGASWAGIRMHQARQPDG; via the coding sequence TTGGGGGAGTCCCACGCGCCGGACGGGCTCGGCGGCAGCGCTCGCGATCGGGCCCTGCGCGGGCTCGTCGACCAGGGTGTGCTCACGACCGAGCAGGCGGCGGCGGTGCACAACGCCCTGGCGGAGGCCGAGCCCGGCCGTACCGGGCTACGTTGGGCCGAGATCACCGGCTACGTCGGGGCAGGACTCGTGCTCGTCGGGGCCTTCGTGCTCGCCACGGCGACCTGGGATGACCTGAGCCGGGCGTGGCAGGTCGCGGTGCTCGCTGTCGTCACCGCCGCACTCCTCGCCGGTGGGGTCGGCGTGGCCGGCGGCCCGCGGGCCCTGGGCGGGCGGAGCCACCGGGTGCCAACGGTGCGCCGCCGGATCACCGGTGCGCTGCTGGCTCTGGCGGCCGCGACCAGCGCGCTCGGCATCAACGTGCTCACCGAAGAGGACACGATGCTGGCGGGCGGCGCGGCCGGACTGGTGGTCGCGGTTGCCGGGTACGTGGTGTTGCCGTCCGCGGTGGGCGTCGTCGCCTGTTGGGCGATGAGCGTGTTGCTGGTCGGCTCGGTCGTCGATGTGCTGCGGGGCGACGCCTATGACCAAGCGCTCGCCGGGGCGCTGGCGTTCCTGGCGCTTGGCGTGCTGTGGGGCGCTCTGGCCGGGCTCGGCGCGCTCGACCACCGCCGGCTCGGCCTCGGGCTGGGGGCGGGGATCGCGCTCGCCGGCGTCCAGCACCAACTGGTGGGGTTCGGCGAAACGGTCTTCGCGTACGTGCTGACCCTGCTCGTGGCCGCACTGCTGCTGGTGTACTACCAGTGGGAACGCGCGGGCGTCCTGCTGGTCTTCGGGATCCTCGCGATCACGATCGCCGTCCCCGAGATGGTCTGGGACCTCACCGACGGTGAGGTCGGAGCCGCGGCGGTGCTGCTGATCGCGGGCGCGGTGCTGCTGGGGGCGAGCTGGGCCGGCATCCGGATGCACCAGGCACGCCAACCCGACGGGTGA
- a CDS encoding DUF3592 domain-containing protein: MFPPPLIGWIVAAAGTALALAGAFWAARRSAVSRSLVPARVTRVTGDGVARVEVAGSTGGSDAVLDRAVPGLIEGDTVMVRPRAGHPATYGPCPRPWNAYWLGLLCYGLVLIALGGTAALIQDTGDERPLFIPFIGVVLLLGPFLMAGKVAGLVGFARNATRTSGHIVGYRRHPHVRVNELPASMPRIEYTFGGATRRAWSRAAYMSSLFTGKRVAVWVGDRSPADIMTVGTLVYSTGVISLVCGYFGALFLVGVLLL, encoded by the coding sequence ATGTTCCCCCCACCCCTCATCGGTTGGATTGTCGCAGCGGCGGGTACGGCACTGGCGCTCGCCGGAGCTTTCTGGGCCGCCCGCAGGTCCGCTGTTTCGCGCTCACTGGTGCCGGCGCGCGTCACCCGCGTTACCGGCGACGGGGTTGCCCGGGTGGAGGTCGCCGGTTCGACCGGTGGCTCCGACGCGGTGCTGGACCGCGCGGTTCCCGGCCTCATCGAGGGCGACACCGTCATGGTCCGCCCCCGCGCGGGTCACCCGGCAACGTATGGACCGTGCCCGCGGCCGTGGAACGCCTACTGGCTGGGCCTGCTCTGCTACGGGCTCGTGCTCATCGCCCTTGGCGGCACCGCTGCGCTTATCCAGGACACCGGCGACGAGCGTCCGCTGTTCATTCCCTTCATCGGGGTGGTTTTGCTCTTGGGGCCGTTCCTCATGGCGGGCAAGGTCGCCGGGCTGGTCGGCTTCGCGCGCAACGCCACGCGCACCAGCGGACACATCGTCGGCTACCGCCGCCACCCGCACGTGCGCGTGAACGAGCTGCCCGCCTCCATGCCGCGGATCGAGTACACGTTCGGGGGCGCCACGCGGCGCGCCTGGAGCCGGGCGGCGTACATGTCCTCGCTGTTCACGGGCAAGCGGGTCGCCGTGTGGGTCGGCGACCGCTCCCCCGCCGACATCATGACAGTGGGCACGCTGGTCTACTCCACCGGCGTCATATCACTGGTGTGCGGGTACTTCGGGGCGCTTTTCCTCGTGGGAGTGCTGCTGCTGTAG
- a CDS encoding FAD-binding oxidoreductase — MTDTVDIHIETFRTRFGGTVLTGTDAGYDSARSLWNGAFDRHPRLIARCGSADDVAAAIGFAAAEGLEVSVRGGGHSLSGVSVVENGLMIDLSPMNQVSVDPDTRRAVCGGGAALADLDAATQEHGLAVTAGIVSHTGVGGLTLGGGLGWLMRSFGLTIDNLVAAEVVLADGRVVRAAEDERPDLFWALRGGGGNFGVVTRFEYRLHPVGPQVHVGLFFWPLERSREALRLSRDVAEALPRNANAIIGAGLSAPPAPFVPEQYHHLAGCALILTGFGSAAEHERLIRPVRETRPLFEFVTPMPYVQLQQMLNESAPWGILDYDKGLYLDELTEEAIGVIAEHLPRKTSSMSFVPMFALGGAVSDTADADTAFGGSRAARFALAISAIAPIQEMLDVDREWARSFWSALQPYSSGAGSYVNFMSEYEDDRVRAAYGEEKYTRLARVKAEYDPDNVFHLNANIKPAVGTVPPPR; from the coding sequence ATGACCGACACAGTTGACATCCACATCGAAACGTTCCGCACCCGCTTCGGCGGTACCGTTCTCACTGGGACGGATGCCGGATACGACAGCGCTCGGTCGCTGTGGAACGGTGCGTTCGACCGGCACCCGCGCCTGATCGCGCGTTGCGGCTCGGCTGACGATGTCGCCGCCGCCATCGGGTTCGCCGCGGCCGAAGGGTTGGAGGTCTCCGTGCGCGGAGGCGGCCACAGCCTCTCCGGCGTGTCAGTCGTCGAGAACGGCCTGATGATCGACCTCAGCCCGATGAACCAGGTTTCGGTGGATCCCGACACGCGGCGCGCGGTGTGCGGCGGGGGAGCGGCCCTGGCCGACCTGGACGCCGCCACACAGGAGCACGGCCTGGCGGTGACGGCCGGAATCGTCAGCCACACCGGAGTCGGCGGGCTGACGCTCGGCGGCGGCCTGGGGTGGCTGATGCGCTCCTTCGGGCTGACGATCGACAACCTGGTCGCGGCGGAGGTGGTGCTCGCGGACGGCCGGGTGGTGCGGGCAGCCGAGGACGAGCGTCCCGACCTCTTCTGGGCGCTGCGCGGCGGAGGGGGGAACTTCGGCGTCGTCACGCGCTTCGAGTACCGGCTGCACCCGGTGGGACCCCAGGTGCACGTGGGCCTGTTCTTCTGGCCGCTGGAGCGGTCCCGCGAGGCGCTCCGGCTGAGCCGTGACGTCGCCGAAGCACTACCGCGCAACGCCAACGCGATCATCGGGGCCGGGCTGAGCGCGCCTCCGGCCCCGTTCGTGCCGGAGCAGTACCACCACCTGGCCGGGTGCGCGCTGATACTCACCGGATTCGGCTCGGCCGCGGAGCACGAGCGGCTCATCCGGCCAGTTCGCGAGACGCGGCCGCTGTTCGAGTTCGTTACGCCGATGCCGTATGTCCAACTCCAGCAGATGCTCAACGAGTCCGCACCCTGGGGCATCCTCGACTACGACAAGGGGCTCTACCTGGATGAACTCACCGAGGAGGCGATCGGTGTCATTGCCGAGCACCTGCCGCGGAAGACGTCGTCGATGTCCTTCGTGCCGATGTTCGCGCTCGGAGGGGCCGTCAGCGACACCGCCGACGCCGACACGGCCTTCGGTGGCAGCCGCGCCGCGCGCTTCGCGCTCGCGATCTCCGCGATAGCGCCCATACAGGAGATGCTGGATGTCGACCGGGAGTGGGCGCGCTCGTTCTGGTCGGCCCTGCAGCCGTACTCCTCTGGTGCGGGCAGCTACGTCAACTTCATGAGCGAGTACGAGGACGACCGTGTGCGGGCGGCCTACGGGGAGGAGAAGTACACGCGCCTGGCGCGGGTGAAGGCCGAGTACGACCCGGACAACGTGTTCCACCTGAACGCGAACATCAAGCCCGCGGTGGGAACCGTGCCGCCGCCCAGGTAG
- a CDS encoding GntR family transcriptional regulator: MDAIVAQELVDRLAAFRSHVGRSSTAERVADVLRGQLIEGALAPGSRLSEEAIGSALGVSRNTLRESFRLLGHERLLVHEFNRGVFVANPTADDVVDLYRARRPQELAALRAAENAPEEALARVGEAVEQGERAHENGDWWGVGTANMHFHEAIAALAGSPRVDEFVRRLLAELRLVFHVMSAPREFHAPYLGRNREMYELLRAGRVDEAADRLAAYLDTAERQLVEAFTAQDNS; the protein is encoded by the coding sequence ATGGATGCGATCGTGGCTCAGGAGCTTGTCGACCGGTTGGCGGCCTTCCGGAGCCACGTGGGGCGGTCCAGTACCGCTGAGCGTGTCGCCGACGTCCTGCGTGGCCAGCTCATCGAGGGCGCCCTCGCGCCGGGGTCGCGGCTGTCCGAGGAGGCGATCGGCTCCGCGCTCGGGGTTTCGCGCAACACGTTGCGCGAGTCCTTCCGGCTGCTGGGCCACGAGCGGCTGCTGGTGCACGAGTTCAACCGCGGTGTCTTCGTCGCCAACCCGACGGCCGACGACGTTGTCGACCTCTACCGGGCGCGCCGCCCGCAGGAGCTGGCGGCGCTGCGTGCGGCGGAGAACGCCCCCGAGGAGGCGCTCGCCCGGGTCGGCGAGGCGGTCGAGCAGGGCGAGCGCGCGCACGAGAACGGCGACTGGTGGGGCGTCGGCACGGCGAACATGCACTTCCACGAGGCCATCGCGGCCCTGGCCGGCAGCCCGCGGGTCGACGAGTTCGTGCGCCGGCTCCTCGCCGAGTTGCGCCTGGTCTTCCACGTGATGTCCGCGCCGCGCGAGTTCCACGCGCCCTATCTCGGACGCAACCGCGAGATGTACGAGCTGCTGCGCGCCGGGCGCGTCGATGAGGCCGCCGACCGCCTCGCGGCCTACCTCGACACCGCCGAGCGGCAGTTGGTCGAGGCGTTCACCGCCCAGGACAACAGCTGA
- a CDS encoding NRAMP family divalent metal transporter: MSERNDTRARPNLRVTGRGTLLGAMFLMATSAIGPGFITQTTEFTAQLGAAFAFAILVSILIDIAVQLNIWRVVGVAGERAQDLANKVLPGAGYLLAALIVFGGLVFNIGNIGGTALGLDALLGVDVRIGGAVSAAIAIGIFLVRRAGVAIDRIIVVLGVAMIVLTCYVAVVSDPPVGEAMRQAVLPEALDADIFFATVTIIGGTVGGYITYAGAHRLIDGGTSGPENVRTISRISVTGILITGVMRVLLFLAVLGVVTGGAAVLDSPNPPAAAFQSAAGDVGMRLFGVILWTAAISSVIGASYTSVSFVTSFSGWLERRRGWLVAGFITVSALVYVLLREPPATLLIFAGALNGLILPVGLGIMLWVAAFRGRDLLGGYRYPRWLLAIGVLAWLLTIVIGYQALSGISELWQ; the protein is encoded by the coding sequence ATGAGCGAACGCAACGACACCCGTGCCCGTCCCAACCTCCGCGTCACAGGGCGCGGCACCCTCCTCGGGGCCATGTTCCTGATGGCCACCAGCGCCATCGGCCCCGGTTTCATCACCCAGACCACGGAGTTCACCGCCCAGCTCGGCGCCGCGTTCGCCTTCGCGATCTTGGTGTCGATCCTCATCGACATCGCGGTGCAGTTGAACATCTGGCGGGTCGTCGGCGTCGCCGGCGAGCGTGCCCAGGACCTCGCCAACAAGGTGCTGCCCGGTGCCGGGTACCTGCTCGCCGCGCTGATCGTCTTCGGCGGCCTGGTGTTCAACATCGGCAACATCGGCGGGACCGCGCTCGGCCTCGACGCACTGCTCGGCGTCGACGTCCGGATCGGCGGCGCGGTCTCCGCCGCGATCGCCATCGGCATCTTCCTTGTGCGGCGCGCCGGGGTGGCGATCGACCGCATCATCGTCGTCCTCGGCGTCGCCATGATCGTGCTCACCTGCTACGTGGCGGTGGTATCGGACCCGCCGGTGGGCGAGGCCATGCGGCAGGCGGTGCTGCCCGAGGCGCTGGACGCCGACATCTTCTTCGCGACGGTGACCATCATCGGTGGCACGGTCGGCGGCTACATCACCTACGCGGGCGCGCACCGCCTGATCGACGGCGGGACCAGTGGACCGGAGAACGTCCGGACCATTTCCCGCATCTCGGTGACCGGAATCCTCATCACCGGTGTGATGCGGGTGCTGCTGTTCCTCGCCGTGCTCGGCGTGGTCACGGGCGGCGCCGCCGTCCTCGACAGCCCCAACCCGCCAGCGGCGGCGTTCCAGAGCGCCGCGGGTGATGTGGGGATGCGGCTGTTCGGCGTCATCCTGTGGACGGCGGCGATCAGCTCGGTGATCGGAGCCTCCTACACCTCGGTCAGCTTCGTCACCTCGTTCTCGGGGTGGCTGGAGCGCCGCCGCGGCTGGCTCGTCGCGGGCTTCATCACCGTGTCCGCGCTCGTCTACGTCCTCCTGCGGGAGCCCCCGGCGACGCTGCTGATCTTCGCCGGCGCACTCAACGGGCTCATCCTCCCGGTGGGCCTGGGGATCATGCTGTGGGTGGCCGCGTTCCGTGGCCGCGACCTGCTGGGTGGGTACCGGTACCCACGATGGCTGCTGGCCATAGGCGTGCTCGCGTGGCTGCTGACCATCGTTATCGGTTACCAGGCGCTCTCGGGGATCTCAGAGCTCTGGCAGTGA